In the genome of Staphylococcus durrellii, one region contains:
- a CDS encoding VOC family protein: MKAIQYFNFQNSLAALNFYEQHLGATNINRVGGDHEMFRDLPEEYQVYADFTMNAAFEILGETFYCSDTLKNKKINNSGAIVAFNFDYNNIEEREKAIAFFNKAVEGGCVATIPLGETEWSPLYGLFNDPFGVTWMISAE, encoded by the coding sequence ATGAAAGCAATCCAATATTTTAACTTTCAAAATAGCTTAGCTGCTTTAAATTTTTATGAACAACATTTAGGTGCGACAAACATTAATCGCGTTGGTGGAGATCATGAAATGTTTAGGGATTTACCAGAGGAATATCAAGTCTATGCCGATTTTACTATGAACGCTGCATTTGAGATTTTAGGTGAAACATTCTATTGTAGTGATACGTTGAAAAATAAGAAAATTAATAACAGTGGTGCAATCGTAGCATTTAATTTTGATTATAATAATATAGAAGAAAGAGAAAAAGCTATCGCTTTTTTCAATAAAGCAGTTGAGGGTGGTTGTGTAGCAACGATACCATTAGGCGAAACAGAATGGTCCCCTTTATACGGATTGTTTAATGATCCTTTTGGTGTTACTTGGATGATTAGCGCAGAATAG
- a CDS encoding MutS-related protein, whose amino-acid sequence MPTILWLILALIVASILLVIITEIVNSIKLKNELPTLWDNIKPLEKFIRPNSRHDYQYELYKDNYDTNLLIDDKTWNDLDMPQLFSIMNFNFTAIGEMRLVSALRHMKKINNEKLFQVFNENDGVRNFVAYHLAKIGKTIYPIFPDQLQPIKRNYFYMFSTYLPLIAIIITLLNTGLGIMLLILVCIYNMALSGMLKRTYIEDLNSMFYNSSVVNKAYKLSKSDDLPDISVDFKHFIVARRFSWLLGKASTDNDAFTVIAFIKMLLMLDYFLFHLIQASFKRYEDEVLACYDYIAMLDNHYSVALWRKSLDSYSVPKTTEDKVEFDDLVHPLLNKAVPNSLTLDFNMLLTGSNASGKSTFMKALAVNLLLAQSVNTTTAKKFVYKPGLIYTAMVNQDSITSGDSYFMSELKSINRLFKIPQNQNVYCFIDEIFKGTNTTERIAASESVLSHLNDSEQFTIIAATHDIELADLLQHKYHNYHFNESIRNNEIHFDFTIKTGKADTRNAIELLRITDFPDFIYERAKHNVGKI is encoded by the coding sequence ATGCCAACTATTCTTTGGCTTATACTCGCGTTAATAGTAGCTAGTATTTTATTAGTTATAATTACTGAAATTGTTAATAGCATTAAACTTAAAAATGAATTACCCACATTATGGGACAACATCAAACCGTTAGAAAAGTTTATCAGACCCAATAGCCGACATGATTATCAATATGAACTTTACAAAGACAATTATGATACAAACTTATTGATTGATGATAAAACTTGGAACGATTTAGATATGCCACAATTGTTTAGTATTATGAATTTTAACTTTACAGCAATTGGTGAAATGCGATTAGTATCTGCACTAAGACACATGAAAAAAATTAATAACGAAAAATTATTTCAAGTGTTTAATGAAAATGATGGTGTACGAAATTTTGTTGCTTATCATTTAGCTAAAATTGGTAAAACAATTTATCCAATTTTTCCAGATCAGCTTCAGCCAATAAAACGTAACTATTTTTACATGTTTTCTACATACTTGCCTTTAATAGCTATAATTATTACTTTATTAAATACTGGTTTAGGTATTATGTTACTAATATTAGTTTGTATATATAATATGGCCTTGAGTGGCATGTTAAAAAGAACTTATATAGAAGATTTAAATTCAATGTTTTATAATTCTTCCGTGGTCAATAAAGCTTATAAATTAAGTAAATCCGACGATTTACCAGACATCTCTGTAGATTTTAAACATTTTATTGTAGCGCGTCGTTTTAGTTGGCTACTGGGCAAGGCTTCTACTGACAATGACGCCTTTACGGTTATAGCATTTATTAAAATGCTTTTAATGCTCGATTATTTTCTGTTCCATTTAATTCAAGCGAGCTTTAAACGTTATGAAGACGAAGTACTAGCCTGTTATGACTATATTGCTATGTTAGATAATCATTATTCTGTTGCTTTATGGCGTAAGAGCTTAGACTCTTATTCAGTACCAAAAACAACTGAGGATAAGGTCGAATTTGACGATCTTGTTCATCCTCTTCTAAACAAAGCAGTACCAAATAGTTTAACTTTAGACTTTAATATGTTGCTTACAGGTTCTAATGCTTCCGGTAAATCAACATTTATGAAAGCTTTAGCCGTGAATTTATTATTAGCTCAAAGTGTTAATACTACTACGGCGAAGAAATTTGTCTATAAACCCGGTTTAATTTATACAGCAATGGTTAATCAAGATAGTATCACTTCTGGCGATAGCTATTTTATGAGTGAATTAAAATCAATTAATCGTCTCTTTAAAATTCCACAAAATCAAAATGTATATTGCTTTATAGATGAAATATTTAAAGGCACTAACACGACAGAACGAATCGCTGCCTCTGAATCAGTATTATCTCACCTCAATGACTCAGAGCAATTTACAATCATTGCAGCTACACATGATATAGAATTAGCAGATTTATTACAGCACAAATATCACAACTATCACTTTAATGAATCTATAAGGAATAATGAAATCCATTTTGACTTTACCATCAAGACCGGAAAAGCTGATACACGTAATGCGATAGAATTATTACGTATCACTGATTTCCCAGACTTTATTTACGAACGTGCAAAGCATAATGTTGGCAAAATATAA